The genomic window GTCATTCTTAACCTCTTTTCTACAACAACAAACCTGATACATAagacatcctccccaacactcaTTTAGCAACGCTAAAGCAAGGGAATGAAGTTAATACACTACAGTAATTCTTATCCTTTTCCTTCCCTAATTCAGTCTTAATAACAAAGCTGCACCGTTTGATTGCTTTGATTTGGACTCTATTGCTTAGTCTCATCAATTTTATATCTCAAATCCATCCACTTCCCACTGCCACCACCCTAGTCCAGGCCACCACCATCTCCTGCCTGGACAACCACAGAAATCTCatcactggtctccctgcttccgtCCTGGCCCCACTCTGGCTGATTTTCCATATTGTAGCCGGAGTGATTTTGGAAACAGCACTGTGTCTTTCATTCTAAAATAACCAAGGCTTATTAGATAACAACTGCTTATTAGATAACAGCCATATGAGACCATTCAAAGAAATCCTCATTTTGCAAGTGAGGAAATTCAAGGCCAAAAGAATACTGGAATCACCCACCCAAGGTAAGACAGAACTGAAGTCAGAAGTCAGAAATGCCCTGGCCTCATTTTAATGAGCCATACTGCTTCTCCCAGATATGTAGTTCATTCTCAATGTGTTAACAGAAGACAAATGCAATGACTCGGATTAGTCTAGAGCCTGCATTCAGGgccacaaaatattaaaataggttGCCAGGAGAAAAGAGGGGTGAGAACCCAGCCTAAACTTACGTATTAAGGTTCACTCACATGTAGATCCTTGGGTCTCAGGATCCACCTTCTCTAGCCAACTAGAGGGCAGGGGCGGCATTCCAGATCCAAGACTATGTGGTCCACATGGGGAGCGTAGGATTTCACTGGTTGGATGTGCAGGATTTGTGTCTTCCATGGTTTCCCGTGCACCTGCCGAAGAAGGGTGGCAATACGAGTTTCTGCAGATTCTGCCCATCTCTGCCACTCTGGCTTGGTGGCTGCTGGCAGTGTTTTTCTCCTAGAATCCCCGGTAGCTCCATTTGTCCCTTGGTTGGTGATAATTTGCTGAGGATAAGGCCAATGCTCCTTCTCCATTTCACTGCTTCCAAGAGGCTGGAGATTCTTCCCTGGGAAAGATTCCACATTTTGGTGGATATGCAAAACGCCCCCAGCAGCCTGTTTTAGCACCTGGCAGGCAATGGGCCAGCCTTCTTCAGAGCTGGGAATCAGCCCCAGGTTCACCCTGTCTGCAATGTTTGAGAGCTTCAGTTTTCTGTTATCCCCAAAGTGTATTTGGCACCGATCCGCCACTCCATTGATCTCAAGATTAGTTCTCAGGGCAACTACAGCATGGGGGTTCCACTCACAGGCGTGGACGAAGGCAGCACCAGCATGGACCAGGAAGGGCAACGTAAAATAGCCAATCCCTGCGTAGAGATCCACCAGCACCTCTCTGGCACAGGGCAGCGATGCCACTCGAAGCTTCTCCGTGATGTTTCCGAAGGAGAACATGCACTGGGTCACGTCAAACTTATATCGGATCCCATTATCGACATGCTCTACCCAGCCATGGTCGCCCAGCAGCAGAGTCACGGCTGGTGTTCGAGTGCCGTCTGGTGATACCCGCCCTCGTTTGGCCACACGACGGACGCCAAGGGCCGACGCAACAGTCTCCCAGAGTTCTGGTTCCAGATTTTTCCACTGCTTGGCTTGGAAACAGTCTTCACTCAGCAACAAGAGGTTACCATG from Lynx canadensis isolate LIC74 chromosome F2, mLynCan4.pri.v2, whole genome shotgun sequence includes these protein-coding regions:
- the TRMT12 gene encoding tRNA wybutosine-synthesizing protein 2 homolog, whose protein sequence is MVNHNKDGGSNVSTATATHLSASAPTFVPACHFDVTSGSGGRCARSSSCCCCGGDPGPGEWSLSESRGGTRREWGTSSMEREGGKNAAVVAVVTEPRFTQRYREYLEKQKLLDRQHRVAKMPDGTVALPVLGEALREQHLRELRNCVAPGSTCIVTQLLDPVPSKKAQSCSPAQRLCLEVSRWVEGRGVTWSAELEADLPRSWQRHGNLLLLSEDCFQAKQWKNLEPELWETVASALGVRRVAKRGRVSPDGTRTPAVTLLLGDHGWVEHVDNGIRYKFDVTQCMFSFGNITEKLRVASLPCAREVLVDLYAGIGYFTLPFLVHAGAAFVHACEWNPHAVVALRTNLEINGVADRCQIHFGDNRKLKLSNIADRVNLGLIPSSEEGWPIACQVLKQAAGGVLHIHQNVESFPGKNLQPLGSSEMEKEHWPYPQQIITNQGTNGATGDSRRKTLPAATKPEWQRWAESAETRIATLLRQVHGKPWKTQILHIQPVKSYAPHVDHIVLDLECRPCPLVG